The following coding sequences are from one Oryzisolibacter sp. LB2S window:
- the cphA gene encoding cyanophycin synthetase: protein MQITRIRALRGPNLWTRSTAIEAIVQCTEDEHDITHLPGFEDRLRARFPQIGALQPQGADQPLSLADVLETAALALQAQAGCPVTFSRTHETVEDGTYQVVVEYTEESVGRLAMERAEALLQAALQDQPFDAPAVIAELRELDEDDRIGPSTGSIVDAAVARGIPFRRLTSGSLVQLGWGSKARRIQAAELDLTSAVAESIAQDKDLTKRLLHAAGVPVPMGRPVTDVEDAWAVAEEVGLPVVVKPQDGNQGKGVTVNITSRAQLEAAFATARSFSDEVMVERFLPGNDFRLLVVGQQLVAAARREPPQVLGDGQHTIRELVDIVNQDPRRGSGHGTALTKVRLDDIAIARIAAEGLTPDSVPAQGQRVVLRNNANLSTGGSATDVTDDVHPEIAARAIEAAQTIGLHICGVDVICETMLKPLEEQGGGIVEVNAAPGLRMHLAPSFGKARNVGAPMVDQLFAPGEDGRIPVVAVTGTNGKTTTTRLIGQLLAAHGLRVGMTNTDGVYVHGRQIDSGDCSGPRSARNVLFHPEVDAAVLECARGGILREGLGFDRCEVAVVTNVGAGDHLGLNYITTVEDVAVLKRVIVQNVAQSGYAVLNAADPHVAVMAGNCPGQVIFFAADRHHPVMATHRAQGSRVVYVDEGHIVAAEGSWRESIALRDIPITRGGSIAFQVENVMAAVAAAWALGLPWQTIRRGLAGFTTDSDNAPGRFNIMDYRGATLIADYGHNPDAMRALVQAVQAMPGQRRSVVISGAGDRRDQDIIEQTQILGAAFDDVVLYQDACQRGREDGEVLALLRKGLEGAPRTRYVTEIHGEFIAIDHALERLSPGDLCLVLVDQVEEALEHLRRRCAEAANTAPAGSA, encoded by the coding sequence ATGCAGATCACCCGCATCCGCGCCCTGCGCGGCCCCAACCTCTGGACGCGCAGCACGGCCATCGAGGCCATCGTGCAATGCACCGAGGACGAGCACGACATCACCCACCTGCCCGGCTTCGAGGACCGGCTGCGCGCGCGCTTTCCGCAGATCGGCGCGCTGCAGCCCCAGGGGGCGGACCAGCCGCTGTCGCTGGCCGACGTGCTCGAGACCGCGGCCCTGGCGCTGCAGGCCCAGGCCGGCTGCCCCGTGACCTTCAGCCGCACGCACGAGACCGTGGAGGACGGCACCTACCAGGTGGTCGTGGAATACACCGAGGAGTCGGTGGGCCGCCTGGCCATGGAGCGGGCCGAGGCGCTGCTGCAGGCCGCCCTGCAGGATCAGCCGTTTGACGCGCCGGCCGTGATCGCCGAGCTGCGCGAGCTCGACGAGGACGACCGCATCGGCCCCTCGACGGGCTCCATCGTCGACGCCGCCGTGGCGCGCGGCATACCGTTTCGGCGCCTGACCAGCGGCTCGCTCGTGCAGCTGGGCTGGGGCAGCAAGGCGCGGCGCATCCAGGCGGCCGAGCTCGACCTGACCAGCGCCGTGGCCGAGTCCATCGCCCAGGACAAGGACTTGACCAAGCGCCTGCTGCACGCCGCGGGCGTGCCCGTGCCCATGGGCCGGCCCGTCACCGACGTGGAGGACGCCTGGGCCGTGGCCGAGGAGGTCGGCCTGCCCGTGGTCGTCAAGCCCCAGGACGGCAACCAGGGCAAGGGTGTGACGGTGAACATCACCAGCCGCGCCCAGCTCGAGGCCGCGTTTGCCACGGCGCGGTCTTTCAGCGACGAGGTCATGGTCGAGCGCTTTCTGCCCGGCAACGACTTCCGCCTGCTGGTCGTGGGCCAGCAGCTCGTGGCCGCCGCGCGGCGCGAGCCGCCCCAGGTGCTGGGCGACGGGCAGCACACGATTCGCGAGCTCGTGGACATCGTCAACCAGGACCCGCGCCGCGGCTCGGGCCATGGCACGGCGCTGACCAAGGTGCGCCTGGACGACATCGCCATCGCGCGCATCGCCGCCGAGGGCCTGACGCCCGACAGCGTGCCCGCCCAGGGCCAGCGCGTGGTGCTGCGCAACAACGCCAACCTGTCCACGGGCGGCAGCGCCACCGATGTGACCGACGACGTGCACCCCGAGATCGCCGCGCGCGCCATCGAGGCCGCCCAGACCATTGGCCTGCACATCTGCGGCGTGGACGTGATCTGCGAGACCATGCTCAAGCCCCTGGAGGAACAGGGCGGCGGCATCGTCGAGGTCAACGCCGCGCCCGGCCTGCGCATGCACCTCGCGCCCTCGTTCGGCAAGGCGCGCAACGTGGGTGCGCCCATGGTCGATCAGCTGTTCGCCCCGGGCGAGGACGGGCGCATCCCCGTGGTCGCCGTCACGGGCACCAACGGCAAGACCACCACCACGCGCCTGATCGGCCAGCTGCTGGCCGCGCATGGCCTGCGCGTGGGCATGACCAACACCGACGGCGTGTACGTGCACGGCCGCCAGATCGACAGCGGCGACTGCTCGGGCCCGAGGAGCGCGCGCAACGTGCTGTTTCACCCCGAGGTCGACGCGGCCGTGCTCGAATGCGCGCGCGGCGGCATCCTGCGCGAGGGCCTGGGCTTCGACCGCTGCGAGGTGGCCGTGGTCACCAACGTGGGCGCGGGCGACCACCTGGGCCTGAACTACATCACCACCGTGGAGGATGTGGCGGTCTTGAAGCGCGTCATCGTGCAGAACGTGGCGCAGAGCGGCTACGCCGTGCTCAATGCCGCCGACCCCCATGTGGCCGTGATGGCCGGCAACTGCCCGGGCCAGGTGATCTTCTTTGCCGCCGACCGCCACCACCCGGTCATGGCCACGCACCGCGCACAGGGCAGCCGCGTGGTCTATGTGGACGAGGGCCATATCGTGGCCGCCGAGGGCTCGTGGCGCGAGTCGATCGCGCTGCGCGACATACCGATCACGCGCGGCGGCAGCATCGCCTTCCAGGTCGAGAACGTCATGGCCGCCGTGGCCGCGGCCTGGGCCCTGGGCCTGCCCTGGCAGACCATACGCCGGGGCCTGGCGGGCTTCACGACCGACAGCGACAACGCCCCCGGCCGCTTCAACATCATGGACTACCGCGGCGCCACGCTGATCGCCGACTACGGCCACAACCCCGACGCCATGCGCGCCCTGGTGCAGGCCGTGCAGGCCATGCCGGGCCAGCGGCGCAGCGTTGTTATCAGCGGCGCAGGCGACCGGCGCGATCAGGACATCATCGAGCAGACCCAGATCCTGGGCGCGGCCTTCGACGACGTGGTGCTGTACCAGGACGCCTGCCAGCGCGGCCGCGAGGACGGCGAGGTGCTGGCCCTGCTGCGCAAGGGCCTCGAGGGCGCGCCGCGCACCCGCTACGTGACGGAGATCCACGGTGAGTTCATCGCCATAGACCACGCGCTCGAGCGCCTCTCGCCGGGCGACCTCTGCCTGGTGCTGGTCGATCAGGTCGAAGAGGCCCTGGAGCACCTGCGCCGCCGCTGCGCCGAGGCGGCGAACACCGCGCCGGCGGGGTCGGCATGA
- the cphA gene encoding cyanophycin synthetase, whose protein sequence is MATFKDIQLLRTTYLRGPSVWTYCPILEVWLDLGELEDFPSNKLPGFNERLTRWLPDLVEHTCGVGERGGFIQRLEGGTWMGHVLEHVIIELLNLSGMPAEFGQTREISRRGVYRMVFRCPEEAVARVALEHGHRLLMAAINDQPFDLKAAIQAIKTAINDRYLGPSTGCIVDAASERRIPHIRLNDGNLVQLGYGAAQRRIWTAESDQTSAIAEGIAQDKDFTKRLLASCGVPVPEGQIVKSAEEAWEVAQEIGFPVTVKPSDGNHARGVTLELSKEADIKAAFALAEPEGSDVIVEKFIDGVEHRLLVVGGKVVAATKGETVSVHGNGQATLRELVAVLNQDPRRGPEQEYPLDWIDVEKGAVQLELRRQGVTPDSVIAKGQSVLLQRNGNMAIDCTDDVHPDVAYYAQLAARIVGLDIAGMDMIVKDVSKPLQGQGAILEVNAGPGLLMHLKPTSGAPRPVGMAIADHLFPREDGPGAGRIPLVGIAGTRHNAFIARLVGWLLQLSGKLTGVASSEGMFLANRQTQKTNTANWAGAHRLLTNRLAQAAVIQTTARSILEEGLAYDRCLVGVVTDMDGYESLADHDVLEQAKMTRVLRTQIDVVLDEGAGVLNADIAQVAELAPLCDGEVLLYSTSADNAVIAAHRADTENGNEGRAVFVRGEQVILATGASERVLGTLAALTPAGGQRPDTPALLAAIATAWSMDIGPDLIAAGIKTFDYQA, encoded by the coding sequence ATGGCCACCTTCAAAGATATCCAACTGCTGCGCACGACCTACCTGCGCGGCCCCAGTGTCTGGACCTACTGCCCCATCCTCGAGGTCTGGCTGGACCTGGGCGAACTGGAAGACTTTCCGTCCAACAAGCTCCCCGGCTTCAACGAGCGCCTCACGCGCTGGCTGCCCGACCTCGTGGAGCACACCTGCGGCGTGGGCGAGCGCGGCGGCTTCATCCAGCGCCTGGAAGGCGGCACCTGGATGGGCCATGTGCTCGAGCATGTGATCATCGAGCTCCTGAACCTCTCGGGCATGCCGGCCGAGTTCGGCCAGACGCGCGAGATCTCCAGGCGCGGCGTGTACCGCATGGTGTTCCGCTGCCCCGAGGAGGCCGTGGCGCGCGTGGCGCTCGAGCATGGCCACCGCCTGCTGATGGCCGCCATCAACGACCAGCCGTTTGACCTCAAGGCCGCCATCCAGGCCATCAAGACGGCCATCAACGACCGCTATCTCGGCCCCTCCACCGGCTGCATCGTGGACGCCGCGAGCGAGCGCCGCATCCCGCACATCCGCCTGAACGACGGCAACCTCGTGCAGCTGGGCTACGGCGCGGCGCAGCGGCGCATCTGGACGGCCGAGAGCGACCAGACCAGCGCCATCGCCGAGGGCATCGCACAGGACAAGGACTTCACCAAGCGCCTCTTGGCCTCCTGCGGCGTGCCCGTGCCCGAGGGCCAGATCGTCAAGAGCGCCGAGGAGGCCTGGGAGGTGGCGCAGGAAATCGGCTTCCCCGTCACCGTCAAGCCGTCCGACGGCAACCACGCGCGCGGCGTGACGCTGGAGCTCTCCAAGGAGGCCGACATCAAGGCCGCGTTCGCGCTCGCCGAGCCCGAGGGCTCGGATGTCATCGTCGAAAAATTCATCGACGGCGTGGAGCACCGCCTGCTGGTCGTGGGCGGCAAGGTGGTGGCCGCGACCAAGGGCGAGACCGTGAGCGTGCACGGCAACGGCCAGGCCACGCTGCGCGAGCTCGTCGCCGTGCTCAACCAGGACCCGCGCCGCGGCCCCGAGCAGGAATACCCGCTGGACTGGATAGACGTGGAAAAGGGCGCGGTCCAGCTCGAGCTGCGGCGCCAGGGCGTCACGCCCGACAGCGTCATCGCCAAGGGCCAGAGCGTGCTGCTGCAGCGCAACGGCAACATGGCCATAGACTGCACCGACGACGTGCACCCCGACGTGGCCTACTACGCTCAGCTCGCGGCCCGGATCGTGGGCCTGGACATCGCGGGCATGGACATGATCGTCAAGGACGTCTCCAAGCCCCTGCAGGGCCAGGGCGCGATTCTGGAGGTCAACGCCGGCCCGGGCCTGCTCATGCACCTCAAGCCCACGAGCGGCGCGCCGCGCCCCGTGGGCATGGCCATTGCCGACCACCTGTTCCCGCGCGAGGACGGCCCGGGCGCGGGCCGCATCCCTCTGGTGGGCATTGCCGGCACGCGGCACAACGCCTTCATCGCGCGCCTGGTGGGCTGGCTGCTGCAGCTCTCGGGCAAGTTGACCGGCGTGGCCAGCAGCGAGGGCATGTTCCTCGCCAACCGCCAGACGCAGAAGACCAACACCGCCAACTGGGCCGGCGCCCACCGCCTGCTGACCAACCGCCTGGCCCAGGCCGCGGTGATCCAGACCACGGCGCGCTCCATCCTCGAGGAAGGCCTGGCCTACGACCGCTGCCTGGTCGGCGTGGTGACCGACATGGACGGCTACGAGAGCCTGGCCGACCACGACGTGCTCGAGCAGGCCAAGATGACGCGCGTGCTGCGCACCCAGATCGACGTGGTGCTCGACGAGGGCGCGGGCGTGCTCAATGCCGACATCGCCCAGGTGGCCGAACTCGCCCCCTTGTGCGACGGCGAGGTGCTGCTGTACTCCACCAGCGCCGACAACGCCGTCATCGCTGCCCACCGTGCCGACACCGAGAACGGCAACGAGGGCCGCGCCGTGTTCGTGCGCGGCGAGCAGGTCATCCTGGCCACGGGCGCGAGCGAGCGCGTGCTCGGCACCCTCGCCGCGCTGACGCCGGCCGGCGGCCAGCGGCCCGACACCCCGGCCCTGCTCGCGGCCATTGCCACGGCCTGGTCCATGGACATAGGGCCGGACCTGATCGCCGCCGGCATCAAGACCTTCGACTACCAGGCGTGA
- a CDS encoding DsbA family oxidoreductase, whose product MPATAPVTLKIDFVSDVVCPWCAIGLAALTQAADRLAGEVQIDWHFQPFELNPGMAPGGEDLFDHLAAKYGAGRAQLEQTHAQIAARGAALGFTFSQRRTRIYNSFDAHRLLHWLGEEGARGQQLAFQRGLFKRHFTDGENPSDRDVLLRLVRDLGLDEACARAVIDSGEFADAVRERQAFYREQGIHAVPAVIVNERHLIEGGQPVEVFEQALRQMAVQ is encoded by the coding sequence ATGCCCGCCACCGCCCCCGTCACCCTGAAGATCGACTTTGTCTCGGACGTGGTCTGCCCATGGTGCGCCATCGGTCTGGCGGCGCTCACGCAGGCGGCCGACCGCCTGGCGGGCGAGGTGCAGATCGACTGGCATTTCCAGCCCTTCGAGCTCAACCCCGGCATGGCGCCCGGGGGCGAGGATTTGTTCGATCACCTGGCGGCCAAGTACGGTGCCGGCCGCGCGCAGCTCGAGCAGACACACGCGCAGATCGCGGCGCGTGGCGCGGCCCTGGGCTTCACGTTCAGCCAGCGGCGCACGCGCATCTACAACAGCTTCGACGCGCACCGCCTGCTGCACTGGCTGGGCGAGGAGGGCGCTCGCGGCCAGCAGCTCGCGTTCCAGCGGGGGCTGTTCAAGCGCCATTTCACCGATGGCGAGAACCCGTCCGACCGCGACGTGCTGCTGCGCCTGGTGCGTGACCTGGGGCTCGATGAGGCCTGCGCGCGCGCCGTGATCGATTCCGGCGAGTTTGCCGACGCCGTGCGCGAGCGCCAGGCCTTCTACCGGGAGCAGGGCATCCATGCGGTGCCGGCCGTGATCGTCAATGAGCGCCACCTGATCGAGGGTGGCCAGCCGGTCGAGGTGTTCGAGCAGGCGCTCAGGCAGATGGCTGTCCAGTGA
- a CDS encoding CreA family protein, which yields MAQSEKIGTVDTAFQWIGRDHDVIVEAYDDPQVAGVTCYVSRARKGGIKGTLGLAEDRAEASIACRQVGPITFGQPLKAQQEVFSERMSLLFKRLRVVRMVDAKRNTLVYLTYSDKLIDGSPQNSVTAVPVDRATPIPLR from the coding sequence ATGGCCCAGTCCGAGAAGATCGGCACCGTGGACACGGCCTTCCAGTGGATAGGCCGCGACCACGACGTCATCGTCGAGGCCTATGACGACCCGCAGGTCGCCGGCGTCACCTGCTATGTCTCGCGCGCGCGCAAGGGCGGCATCAAGGGCACGCTGGGCCTGGCCGAGGACCGCGCCGAGGCCTCGATCGCCTGCCGCCAGGTCGGCCCCATCACCTTCGGCCAGCCGCTCAAGGCCCAGCAGGAGGTGTTCAGCGAGCGCATGTCCCTCCTGTTCAAGCGCCTGCGCGTGGTGCGCATGGTGGACGCCAAGCGCAACACCCTGGTCTATCTGACCTATTCCGACAAGCTCATCGACGGCTCGCCACAGAACAGCGTCACGGCCGTGCCCGTGGATCGGGCGACGCCGATTCCGCTCAGGTAA
- a CDS encoding FAD-dependent oxidoreductase, protein MATYTVKLLAKQPVALGTMAFHLEKPAGFEFRAGQAFEVMLPGGAEGEDGSHAFSIVSAPHEAELVFATRMRGSRFKRALASLEPGSDLQIDGPFGSLTLHKKLARAGVLIAGGIGITPFMSMLRQAAEQRSEQALVLLYSNRRPEDAAFLAELQALAARNPHMRLVATMTDMAHSQQAWDGATGHIDGALVRRAIAGLADPIFYVAGPPALVEAMRNTLVDAGVDEDDVRSEEFFGY, encoded by the coding sequence ATGGCTACCTACACCGTCAAGCTGCTTGCCAAACAACCCGTGGCCCTGGGCACCATGGCCTTTCACCTGGAGAAGCCCGCGGGCTTTGAGTTCCGCGCCGGTCAGGCCTTCGAGGTCATGCTGCCCGGCGGTGCCGAGGGCGAGGACGGCAGCCACGCGTTTTCCATCGTCAGCGCGCCGCACGAGGCCGAGCTGGTGTTCGCCACCCGCATGCGGGGCAGCAGGTTCAAGCGTGCCCTCGCGTCGCTGGAGCCGGGCAGCGACCTGCAGATCGACGGGCCGTTCGGCTCGCTCACGCTGCACAAGAAGCTGGCGCGCGCGGGCGTGCTGATCGCCGGCGGCATAGGCATCACGCCCTTCATGAGCATGCTGCGTCAAGCGGCCGAACAGCGATCCGAACAGGCCCTGGTGCTGCTGTACTCCAACCGCAGACCCGAGGATGCGGCCTTCCTCGCCGAACTGCAGGCGCTCGCGGCGCGCAACCCGCACATGCGCCTCGTCGCCACCATGACCGACATGGCGCATTCGCAGCAGGCCTGGGACGGCGCCACGGGCCATATCGACGGCGCCCTGGTGCGGCGCGCCATCGCGGGGCTTGCGGACCCCATCTTCTACGTCGCGGGCCCGCCGGCCCTGGTCGAGGCCATGCGCAACACGCTTGTCGATGCGGGCGTGGATGAGGACGACGTGCGCAGCGAGGAATTCTTCGGCTATTGA
- a CDS encoding ABC transporter transmembrane domain-containing protein, translating to MQHHHSVDASGVLPGPLGAELRAVLAPDENVQAAFEVDLTPDLRFAPGLLVLTERRLLACGADAGVRQWLLAPGMQLRMLDHGGVGTLELHDAHERLALWRFTLGRHPQALHLQQSLEEQVDRLQNPQAAIVQKEDVPRCAACGTPLPPDSDECPACARLQPPQASTWVLLRLWRFARPYKKQLAAGFALTLASTAASLVPPYMTIPLMDDILIPYQSGKAIDPWLVLMYLGGLLGAALLAWGLGWARTYILALVSERIGADLRTSTYEHLLRLSLDYFGSKRTGDLMARIGSETDRINVFLSLNALDFATDVLMIVMTSVILFSINPWLALVTLVPLPFIAWLIHNVRDRLRTGFEKIDRVWSEVTNVLADTIPGIRVVKAFAQEAREAQRFRAANQHNLEVNDRLNKTWSLFAPTVSLLTEVGLLVVWGFGIWLVARNQITVGVLAAFIAYIGRFYTRLDSMSRIVSVTQKAAAGAKRIFDILDHVSTVPDPANPVRVDKVAGAIEMRDVGFRYGSRTVIKNLSLAIRPGEMIGLVGHSGSGKSTLVNLISRFYDVSDGAILVDGVDIRRMAVSDFRRHIGLVLQEPFLFFGTIAENIAYGRPDATREEIVAAARAAHAHEFILRLPHGYDSLVGERGQGLSGGERQRISIARALLIDPRILILDEATSAVDTETEKEIQKALDNLVQGRTTIAIAHRLSTLRKADRLVVMDRGEIVEVGPHDELMAQEGAYWRLYQAQARRAEEDAEAAGVRIEGREHSAHPAGK from the coding sequence ATGCAACATCACCATTCAGTGGACGCCTCGGGTGTCTTGCCCGGCCCCTTGGGGGCCGAACTGCGAGCCGTGCTCGCACCCGATGAAAACGTCCAGGCCGCCTTCGAGGTTGACCTGACGCCCGACCTGCGCTTTGCGCCCGGCCTGCTGGTGCTCACCGAGCGGCGCCTGCTGGCCTGCGGCGCGGACGCCGGCGTCCGGCAATGGCTGCTCGCGCCCGGCATGCAGCTGCGCATGCTCGACCATGGCGGCGTGGGCACCTTGGAGCTGCACGACGCGCACGAGCGCCTGGCGCTGTGGCGCTTTACGCTCGGTCGCCACCCGCAGGCCCTGCACCTGCAGCAGAGCCTGGAGGAGCAGGTCGATCGCCTGCAAAACCCCCAGGCGGCCATCGTCCAGAAGGAGGACGTGCCGCGCTGCGCCGCCTGCGGCACGCCGCTGCCCCCCGACAGCGACGAATGCCCGGCCTGCGCACGCCTGCAGCCGCCCCAGGCCTCGACCTGGGTGCTGCTGCGCCTGTGGCGCTTCGCCCGGCCGTACAAGAAGCAGCTGGCCGCGGGCTTTGCGCTCACGCTGGCCTCCACCGCCGCGTCGCTGGTGCCGCCGTACATGACCATCCCGCTCATGGACGACATCCTCATCCCCTACCAGAGCGGCAAGGCCATAGACCCCTGGCTGGTCCTCATGTACCTGGGCGGGCTGCTGGGTGCGGCACTGCTGGCCTGGGGCCTGGGCTGGGCGCGCACCTACATCCTGGCCCTGGTGTCCGAGCGCATAGGCGCGGACCTGCGCACCAGCACCTACGAGCACCTGCTGCGCCTGTCGCTCGACTACTTCGGCAGCAAGCGCACGGGCGACCTGATGGCGCGCATAGGCTCGGAAACCGACCGCATCAACGTCTTTCTGTCGCTCAACGCGCTCGATTTCGCCACCGACGTGCTCATGATCGTCATGACCTCGGTGATCCTGTTCTCCATCAACCCCTGGCTGGCGCTGGTCACGCTGGTGCCGCTGCCCTTCATCGCCTGGCTCATCCACAACGTGCGCGACCGGCTGCGCACGGGCTTCGAGAAGATTGACCGCGTCTGGAGCGAGGTCACCAACGTGCTGGCCGACACCATTCCCGGCATCCGCGTCGTCAAGGCCTTTGCGCAGGAAGCGCGCGAGGCCCAGCGCTTTCGCGCCGCCAACCAGCACAACCTGGAGGTCAACGACAGGCTCAACAAGACCTGGAGCCTGTTCGCGCCCACGGTGTCGCTGCTGACCGAGGTCGGCCTGCTCGTGGTCTGGGGCTTCGGCATCTGGCTCGTGGCAAGAAACCAGATCACCGTCGGTGTGCTTGCGGCCTTCATTGCCTACATCGGGCGCTTCTACACGCGGCTCGACTCCATGAGCCGCATCGTGAGCGTGACGCAGAAGGCCGCGGCCGGCGCCAAGCGCATCTTCGACATCCTGGACCATGTGAGCACCGTGCCCGACCCGGCCAATCCGGTGCGCGTGGACAAGGTGGCCGGCGCCATCGAGATGCGCGACGTGGGTTTCCGCTACGGCAGCCGCACGGTGATCAAGAACCTGTCGCTGGCCATACGCCCCGGCGAGATGATCGGCCTCGTGGGTCACAGCGGCTCGGGCAAGAGCACGCTGGTGAACCTGATCAGCCGCTTCTATGACGTGAGCGACGGCGCCATCCTGGTCGACGGCGTGGACATACGCCGCATGGCCGTCTCCGACTTCCGCCGCCACATCGGCCTGGTGCTGCAGGAGCCGTTTCTGTTCTTCGGCACCATCGCCGAGAACATCGCCTACGGCAGGCCCGACGCCACGCGCGAGGAGATCGTGGCCGCCGCGCGCGCCGCGCACGCGCACGAGTTCATCCTGCGCCTGCCGCATGGCTACGACAGCCTGGTGGGCGAGCGCGGCCAGGGCCTGTCGGGCGGCGAGCGCCAGCGCATCAGCATCGCGCGCGCGCTGCTCATCGACCCGCGCATCCTGATCCTGGACGAGGCCACCTCGGCCGTGGACACCGAGACCGAGAAGGAAATCCAGAAGGCCCTGGACAACCTGGTGCAGGGCCGCACCACCATCGCCATCGCCCACCGCCTGTCCACGCTGCGCAAGGCCGACCGCCTGGTGGTCATGGACCGTGGCGAGATCGTCGAGGTCGGCCCGCACGACGAGCTCATGGCCCAGGAGGGCGCCTACTGGCGCCTCTACCAGGCCCAGGCGCGGCGGGCCGAGGAAGACGCCGAGGCCGCGGGCGTGCGCATCGAGGGGCGCGAACATTCGGCCCACCCGGCCGGCAAGTGA